A region from the Panicum hallii strain FIL2 chromosome 1, PHallii_v3.1, whole genome shotgun sequence genome encodes:
- the LOC112878828 gene encoding BOI-related E3 ubiquitin-protein ligase 1, producing the protein MAVQAQYPSNLLFHDRGEQERKEMDMPRPPQLAGVSPAAVYFSSGGASGNRRKRPREAMAPPPPPPPAKEDYVNLFALQPQQSTSFVNMAHFQNQNRVSLSPSPAATALVSTGLRLAFDEQQQQQQQQQQESKQMNALRCSSSPSLFASVSDELAAQVKQHDDEIDRFIREQGEQLRRAMADRLRRHNRAILVKADQSAARRLREKAAEAEREARRGAELEERLARLRGEAAAWQAKALSEQAAAVTLHAQLQQAAAAARASVEELAAAGDAGPAESSSSAYVDPRRAGPSSDRACLGCRLRPASVVLLPCRHLSLCGECFAAGDADVAMACPVCLCVRTGSVEAILC; encoded by the exons ATGGCAGTACAGGCGCAGTACCCGTCCAATCTCCTCTTCCACGACAG AGGTGAGCAGGAGAGGAAGGAGATGGACATGCCCAGGCCGCCGCAGCTCGCCGGAGTCTCGCCGGCGGCAGTCTACTTCTCCAGCGGTGGAG CGAGTGGGAATCGGAGAAAGCGGCCAAGGGAGgccatggcgccgccgccgccgccgccgccggccaaggAGGACTACGTCAATCTGTTCGCACTCCAGCCGCAGCAGTCGACGTCGTTTGTCAACATGGCGCATTTCCAGAACCAGAACAGAGTCTCGTTGTCCCCGTCCCCCGCGGCGACCGCGCTCGTCTCCACTGGCCTCCGCCTGGCATTcgacgagcagcagcagcaacagcaacaacaacaacaggaGAGCAAACAGATGAATGCCCTGCGCTGCTCGTCGTCGCCATCGCTGTTCGCCTCCGTCTCCGACGAGCTTGCCGCGCAGGTGAAGCAGCATGATGACGAGATCGACCGGTTCATCCGGGAACAG GGCGAGCAGCTCAGGCGGGCGATGGCCGATCGGCTGCGGCGACACAACCGGGCGATTCTGGTCAAGGCAGACCAGTCTGCCGCGCGCCGGCTCCGCGAGAAGGCGGCGGAAGCGGAgcgcgaggcgcggcgcggcgccgaGCTGGAGGAGCGGCTGGCGCGCCtccgcggcgaggcggcggcgtggcAGGCGAAGGCGCTGTCCGAGCAGGCCGCCGCGGTCACCCTGCACGCCCAGCTCCAgcaggccgcggccgcggcgcgggCGTCTGTGGAGGAGCTCGCCGCCGCGGGCGACGCGGGCCCCGCGGAGTCCTCGTCGTCGGCGTACGTGGACCCCCGCCGCGCCGGGCCGTCGTCGGACCGCGCGTGCCTCGGCTGCCGCCTCCGGCCGGCCTCCGTGGTGCTCCTCCCCTGCAGGCACCTGTCCCTGTGCGGCGAGTgcttcgccgccggcgacgcggACGTCGCCATGGCGTGCCCGGTGTGCCTGTGCGTGCGGACGGGGAGCGTGGAGGCCATCCTCTGTTGA
- the LOC112879073 gene encoding probable dolichyl pyrophosphate Glc1Man9GlcNAc2 alpha-1,3-glucosyltransferase → MAAGTSPVTAALAAWAFAVATCVKLLLVPTYRSTDFDVHRYWLALTHALPARQWYTDASSQWTLDYPPFFAYFSRLLSLPAPVVDVTLVSIPVADSPPFAHLLYLRLTVAFSDLLLLGSVLLLARDARQRQRPFLALALVLWSPALLAVDHVHFQYNGFLMGLLLLSLYFLEQGWDLAGGVVFASLLCSKHLFLVAAPVYFVYLFRHYCCGRGVVKGLGRLVLMGAGVAAVFAAAFAPFVYYGQIQQLFNRLFPFGRGLCHAYWAPNFWVFYIILDKVLAFLLRRLGFNIAIPEASFTGGLVGDSSPFAVLPKVTPITTFLLVILAMTPCLVKALSNPQTKHIVRWVSYACTCGFMFGWHVHEKASLHFTVPLALIAMDSLNDARHYFFLSIVSCYSLFPLLFEKQEYLIKVMLLLTYAALMWVGFTSHFAANSDQEGKKVNRSGSTVKTKGFVGWIGLSYLLGIGAIELWSQVLHRHVFGDRLPFLPLIMVSFYCGVGMIYSWMWQLMYIVRHT, encoded by the exons ATGGCCGCCGGCACCTCGCCGGTGACGGCGGCGTTGGCGGCCTGGGCCTTCGCCGTCGCAACCTGCGTCAAGCTCCTCCTCGTCCCCACCTACCGCTCCACCGACTTCGACGTGCACCGCTACTGGCTCGCCCTCACGCACGCGCTCCCCGCCCGGCAGTGGTACACCGACGCCTCCTCCCAGTGGACGCTCGACTACCCGCCCTTCTTCGCCTACTTCTCccgcctcctctccctccccgcGCCGGTCGTCGACGTCACCCTCGTCTCAATCCCCGTGGCCGACTCCCCGCCCTTCGCACATctcctctacctccgcctcacCGTCGCTTtctccgatctcctcctcctcgggTCCGTCCTCTTACTGGCAAGGGACGCGCGGCAGAGGCAGCGGCCGTTCCTCGCTCTCGCGCTCGTCCTGTGGTCGCCGGCGCTGCTCGCTGTCGACCACGTCCACTTCCAGTACAATGGATTCCTCATGGGGCTTCTGCTGCTTTCGCTCTACTTTCTCGAGCAGGGGTGGGATCTGGCCGGGGGAGTCGTGTTCGCTTCGTTGCTGTGCTCGAAGCACCTGTTCCTCGTGGCTGCGCCGGTGTACTTTGTGTATTTGTTCCGGCATTATTGCTGTGGCCGAGGTGTCGTGAAGGGGCTAGGAAGGCTGGTGCTGATGGGTGCTGGAGTGGCTGCTGTTTTTGCCGCAGCATTTGCCCCCTTCGTGTACTATGGACAG ATTCAACAACTATTTAACCGATTGTTTCCCTTTGGCCGAGGCCTATGCCATGCTTACTGGGCTCCAAACTTTTGGGTATTCTATATAATACTTGACAAGGTCCTTGCATTTCTTCTTAGAAGACTAGGCTTCAATATTGCCATACCTGAAGCTTCATTTACCGGGGGGCTTGTTGGTGATTCATCTCCTTTTGCTGTTCTTCCCAAG GTCACCCCAATTACTACGTTCTTATTGGTCATACTTGCCATGACTCCATGTCTTGTCAAAGCATTGTCTAATCCCCAAACCAAGCATATTGTTAGATGGGTTTCATATGCTTGCACATGTGGATTTATGTTTGGATGGCACGTACATGAGAAGGCATCACTTCATTTCACTGTCCCGCTTGCCCTAATTGCCATGGATAGCTTGAACGATGCCAGACATTACTTTTTCCTATCTATAG TTTCATGCTACTCTCTATTCCCGCTGCTGTTTGAGAAACAAGAGTACCTGATAAAGGTGATGCTGCTGTTGACCTACGCTGCCCTCATGTGGGTAGGTTTTACGTCACATTTTGCTGCAAACTCTGACCAGGAAGGAAAGAAAGTAAATCGGTCAGGAAGCACAGTGAAGACGAAGGGCTTCGTTGGATGGATTGGTTTAAGCTATCTTTTGGGAATTGGAGCTATAGAGTTATGGTCTCAAGTATTGCACCGTCATGTATTTGGCGATAGACTCCCCTTCCTACCTCTCATTATGGTGTCGTTCTATTGTGGAGTTGGAATGATTTACTCCTggatgtggcagctcatgtataTAGTCAGACATACATGA